GATGAAATTGATGTTTTTGCTCAAAATGAAATAGTAGAAAAAATTGTCTTCATTGAAGAAATAAAGCAAAAAGTTGAGGAGTGTAAGAAAAAAATCAATGAACTGAATATTGAAGTTAAAAATATTGGTGAAAAAAATAAGCTAATGAAGATTAAAGATATTTTTAATATTGAGAAAGGAAAATCAAAATATACAAACAAATATATTCAAAACCATTGCGGAGAATATCCCTTATACTCTTCTCAAACTGTTAATGACGGAATAATTGGAAAGATAAACTCATTTGATTTTAATAGTAAATGTATTACATGGACAACAGATGGAGTACATGCAGGAACCGTTTTTTTGAGAAATGAAAAATTTAGCATGACGACACATTGTGGAGCGTTAATTCCTAAAAGTAATATTAAAAATATTTCTTTAGATTTTATTTATTCTTTTTTGAAAGAAAATCTTAAGCAATACGCTAGAGGAGAGCAAAATAAGAGAATTACCGTTAATATAATTAAAGATATAGAAATATTGTTTCCAATAGATAAATCAGGAAATTTTGATTTGAAAGCACAAAAAGAAACAGCAGAAAAATACAAAAAAATTGAAAATATAAAATCGGCTATAAATTTTGAACTTGATAAAATTTCTGAAACTAATATTAATCTTTAGAATAAGGAGTTTTTGAAAAATGGAATTCACCCCTTTGATTCCCCTCTGGTGTTGACAGAATTTTAGGGTTTGCTATTATGATGTAGCGTTTAGTTAATGAAAAAAATTTGATAAAATTATCTCAAAAGTTTAATAGTAAGAGCGGGTGAGTTTTTTGTTTTTTGTTGTTTTGACAGCCCGCTTTCCCAAGCGGCTTTTTAAATTTTAAGTTTAAGCGACTCTAATTTACGACAAGCGACTCCAATACTCTAATCGCACTCTAATGACCCGAATGGCATAGGATGCGTGAGCCCTGTAAATAATGAATTGCGCTGAAACAGTTTTTCGTAATTGATAAAATTATGTGAAATCGCTTCTGCGCAAATAGGACTTTAACATTTGAATAGCACTGCTTCTGTTGTTGAATTATCTGTTTATTTGTCCGGCGGAAGAATAATTTAATTTGAAGCAGGCACAGTAGGTAATTGCAAAAGTTAATAATTGCTTTAAGTGATTGTTAACTGCTAATTAATTGTAGAAATAAAATAGGTTACTTAAGGCGTATGGTGGATGCCTTGACTGAAGCAAGCGATGAAGGGCGTAGCAGGTTGCGATAAGCCTCGGGGAGCTGCCAAGCAAGCTTTGATCCGGGGATTTCCGAATGGGGAAACCCAATCCCGCGTAGCACGGAATGTCAAAATCAAAAATCAAAATTCCAAATCAAACCCAAAATCCAAATGATGAATTTTTTAATAATTTGAAATTTAGCCATTTGATATTGATTTGAAATTTGAGCTTTGAAATTTGAAATTCCGTGTTGCGCGCGGGGTTGCGAGATAATTTTACTCGTTTAATCGGGGTCTGATATATTCTTTTAGCAGAATACTTTTGGAAAGAAGAACCATAGAGGGTAATAGTCCCGTATGCGAAAAAAGGATGTGTCGGATGGAATTATTCTCAAGTAGGGCGGGACCGGAGAAATCCCGTTTGAATCCGGGAGCACTAACTCCCAAGGCTAAATATTGCTTCAGATCGATAGCGAACTAGTACCGTGAGGGAAAGGTGAAAAGCATCCCGTTGAGGGAGATGAAATAGTATCTGAAACCATGCGCTCACAAAGAGTCAGAGCCGTGCGTAGCACGGAATGTCAAAATCAAAAATCAAAATTCCAAATCAAATCCAAAATCCAAATGATGAATTTTTTAATAATTTGAAATTTAGCCATTTGGTATTGATTTGAAATTTGAGCTTTGAAATTTGAAATTCCGTGTTGCGCGCGGTGATGGCGTACTTTTTGCAGAACGGGCCAACGAGTTAGTTTTATGCGGCAGCGTAAGTTACTTTGTAAAATACGCATAGTGAAAGCGAGGCTTAACCGCCGAATTACATTCTTCACTAGCGTTCAGAATGAATTTTTAATTTTTAATTTCCAATTTTTAATGAATTTTTAATGTTTAAATTTCTAAATTTTTAAACATTTAAAAATTCATTCATTAAAAATTGAATTCAAATTTCAAATTTTAAATTAAAAATTCTGAGCGGCAGCGAAGGATGTAGATGTCGTATGGACTAGACCCGAAGCCAGGCGAGCTACATATGAGCAGGGTGAACCCCGAGTAACATCGGGAGGAGGCCCGAACCCACTGATCGTGCAACATCAGGGGATGACTTGTGTGTAGAGGAGAAATTCCAATCGAGCTTGGCCATAGCTGGTTCTCTCCGAAATAGCTTTAGGACTAGCGTCCGGTAATTGAATATGAGAGGTAGAGCTACTGAATGAGAATTCGCGGTTCGCCGTAGAATTCTCAACCAAACTCCGAATTCTTGTATTTTTATCCGGGCAGTCAGAAATCCGGCGCTAAGGTCGGATCTCAAAAGGGAAACAGCCCAGATCATAATCTAAGGTCCCTAAATCCATGTTCAGTGGGAAAGGAAGTGAAGTTTCTAAAACACCTAGGAGGTTGGCTCAGAAGCAGCCATCCTTTAAAGAGTGCGTAACAGCTCACTAGCTTAGAGATTTTGCGCCGAAAATGTAACGGGGCTTAAACATGGTGCCGAAGATATGAACCGATGCGAAGCATCGGAATGATCAATGATCAATAACCAATAATCAATGAATGACTAATTATCAATTATCAATTTCAAATTATTATTTTGAAAATTGTAAATTGAAAATTCATTGAAAATTGTAAATTGAAAATTGAGAATTCCGCTGCTTTGCAGCGGTGGTAGGAGAGCGTTCCATAGGCTGTGAAGCTGAAGCGCGAGCTTTGGTGGAGCGTATGGAAGTGAGAATGTTGGCATGAGTAACCGCAATCCCGCTGAGAACGCGGGACCCCGAAAGTCCAAGGTTTCCTGGGCAATGGCAATCATCCCAGGGTCAGCCGGTCCTAAGGCGAGGCCGAAAGGCGTAGTCGATGGACAGCCGGTTAATATTCCGGCGCTATTATTAGTTTATAAATGGGGAGACGCATCCTAGTATGTTTCGCGCCTTATTGGATTGGCGCAGGTATTTTGAGGGCGCTTCGCAGGAAAATCCGCGAGGCATCAACCCAAGAAATATCTGGAATTCCGCCTCAACAGTGGAAGAACGGAACAAAGCAGGGTGCCAGGAAAAACCTCTATGCCAACCATACCTCATTGCATTCGGTCTGGAATTTTCAATTTTCAATTCACAATTTTCAATGAATTCTTAATGTTTAAATTTCTAAATTTTTAAACATTTAAAAATTAATTCATTAAAAATTGAATTTAAATTTCAAATTTTAAATTAAAAATTTCACCCGAGTATAGCGAGGTGTGGTTGGATCTGATAATATCCGTACTAAAACCGACACAGGTGGACAGGGCGAGTAGCCTAAGGGGAACGGGAGAACCTTCGTTAAGGAACTCGGCAAAAAAGCTAGACGTAAGTTCGCAAGATGTCTTGCCGCGTAGAGCGCAAGCTTTTACGCGGCCGCAGCTAAAGTGTCCCAAGCGACTGTTTATCAAAAACACAGGTCTCTGCAAACCCGTAAGGGGAGGTATAGGGGCTGACGCCTGACCAGTGCTGGAACGTTAACGGGAGCGGTGCAAGCCAATCCCCGAAGCGCCAGTGAACGTCGGCGATAACTATAATCGTCCTAAGGTAGCGAAATTCCTTGTCAGGTAATTTCTGACCCGCATCAAAGGCGTAACGATTTGGGAACTGTCTCAACGAAGGACCCGGTGAAATTGCAATGACGGTAAAGATGCCGTCTACCTACGGCAAGACGAAAAGACCCCGTGGAGCTTTACTACAGCTTGGCATTGAATTAGAATTCTGGCTGCCGAGAATAGGTGGGAGACTTTGAAGCCTCAACTCAGGTTGAGGCGGAGTCGCCAGTGGAATACCACCCTGTTAAAATTTTAATTCTAACCCTGCGCCATTAAGAAGCAAGAAGCAGGAAGAAAGCAGAAAGCAGAAAGCAGAAAGCATAATGTAGAAAGCGAAATTTATTTGCTTAATTCTTGTCGCTTAATTCTTACTTCTTACTGGCGCGGGAACAGTGCCTGGTGGGTAGTTTGAGTGGGGCGCTCGCCTCCTAAATGGCAACGGAGGCGTTTACAAAGGTTGGCTAAGTCCGGATGGAAATCGGGCTGATAGCGCAAAAGCACAAGCCAGCTTTACTGAAAGGCCTATAAGCCGATCAGTTACGAAAGTAGAATTTAGTGAACCGACCATAGCTTGTAGGAGCGTGGAAGATCACCAGATAAAAGTTACCCCGGGGATAACAGGCTAATTCCTCCCAAGAGTTCACATCGACGGAGGAGTTTGGCACCTCGATGTCGGCTCATCGCATCCTGGAGGTGGAGAAGCTTCCAAGGGTTTGGCTGTTCGCCAATTAAAGCGGTACGCGAGCTGGGTTCAAACCGTCGTGAGACAGGTTGGTCTCTATCTGCCGTAGGCGTTGTTGCTTGAGGAGAGTCTTTCCTAGTACGAGAGGACCGGAAAGAACGAACCTCTGGTGTATCGGCTGTTCCGCCAGGAGCACTGCCGAGTAGCTAAGTTCGGAAAGGATAACCGCTGAAAGCATCTAAGCGGGAAGCCTGCTTCAAGATAAGGCAACAGACCGTGCGCAGCACGGAAATTTTCAATTTTCAATTCACAATTTTCAATGAATTTTCAATGTTTAAATTTCTAAATTTTTAAACATTTTAAAATTAATTCATTAAAAATTGAATACAAATTTCAAATTTTAAATTAAAAATTCCGCGCTGCACGCGGTCAAGTTTCCTGGAAGAAGACCAGGTTGATAGGCTTCAGGTGTAAGTTCCGCAAGGGATTGAGCCAAGAAGTACTAATAAACTTAAAACCTTTTTTATTTTTTGAATTAGCAGTTAATAGTTACTTAATTTTTTTGCGGGTTTTAATGTTTCCGTGATTCTAGCGAAGGGGTTACGCCCGTTCCCATTCCGAACACGCCGGCTAAGCCCTTCAGCGCCGATGATACCCCGCCTTGAGTTGGGGAAAGTAGGTCATTGCGGGAACTTTAAAATTTGTAATGCCATTAATGTCATTCTGGAAAATTTTGTAGCGGCAGCGGAAAAATTTATCCGGAATCTATGCGCAATAATATAACCAGCTAACTAAAAAACTTTTACAAATTAATTAACCTAGATTCCGGATATTTTTTCTTTCACTTCGTTATAGAAAAAATTCCGGAATGACAAAATGAGAATAAATCGCCGTATCAAATCGGGCGGTTTTTTTGTTTGATTTTTTGGTGTATAATGAAAATATGAAAACCCCTAGAAATGTTAAGCGCGCGGTTATTATTGCCATTTATTTGTCTTTGCTTTTTTTGATAGGCTGGGCTGTTTATAGCGCTTTAAAATCAAACCCCACCTGTTTTGACGGGAAGCAAAATCAGGGTGAGGAAAAAATAGATTGCGGAGGCCCTTGCCAGCCATGCGCGGAAGAAATTAATGCTCAAGATTTAAAAATTATAGAAAAAGCTTTTGTTTATGGCGGGCCTCAAAGATATGACGCAATGGCGAAAATTTCCAATCCCAATGACCAATATGGCATTCCCGAATTTTTCTACAACTTTATTTTAAAAGATAGCGGGGGAAATATTTTGGCCGAGCAAAAAGGGAAAAGTTTTATTCTGCCGTCTGAAACCAAATATTTAATCGGGACTAATCTGGAAACGAAATCAAAGCCGGCTGTTTTAGAAATAGATATTTCTGGTTGCCAATGGGAAACATTTTTCGCTTATAAAAAACCCCAGCTTAATATTTACAACAAGCGCTATAATTTAATTTCTTCACCGGCGGGATTCAGTGAAGCTTTTGGCCTTTTGGTTAACGAAAGCGAATTTGATTTTAATGTAATCAAAGTCAATGTTATTTTAAGGGATTCTTCCGGCAGTCCGTTATCTTTTAATTCTACGGAAATGAGAACCGTCACTTCCCGTGAAGAGAGGGATTTCAGGCTAATCTGGCCAACCGGCTTTCCGGGAGAAGTCCAAAGCGTTGAAATGGAAGCGGAAGCTGATGTTTATAATTCCCAGAACTTTATCAAAAGATATCTTAAAGAAGGGAGGTTTCAGGAGTATTAGGCCAGTAACTAGTAATCGGTAACTAGTAACTAGGGAAAAAGTGGCAGAAATATAAATGACAATAAATTTAGAACTAGCTTATGCGTTTAATTTGTTATCC
Above is a window of Candidatus Zixiibacteriota bacterium DNA encoding:
- a CDS encoding restriction endonuclease subunit S; the protein is MKIKDIFNIEKGKSKYTNKYIQNHCGEYPLYSSQTVNDGIIGKINSFDFNSKCITWTTDGVHAGTVFLRNEKFSMTTHCGALIPKSNIKNISLDFIYSFLKENLKQYARGEQNKRITVNIIKDIEILFPIDKSGNFDLKAQKETAEKYKKIENIKSAINFELDKISETNINL